In the genome of Hippoglossus hippoglossus isolate fHipHip1 chromosome 12, fHipHip1.pri, whole genome shotgun sequence, one region contains:
- the nrarpa gene encoding notch-regulated ankyrin repeat-containing protein A: MSQAEVSTCSAPQRVFQEAVKKGNTKELHSLLQNMTNCEFNVNSFGPEGQTALHQSVIDGNLELVKLLVKFGADIRLANREGWSALHIAAFGGHQDIVLYLITKAKYSSGAR, encoded by the coding sequence ATGAGCCAGGCGGAGGTGTCGACGTGCTCCGCGCCGCAGAGGGTTTTCCAGGAGGCGGTGAAGAAGGGCAACACCAAGGAGCTGCACTCGTTGCTGCAGAACATGACGAACTGCGAGTTCAACGTCAACTCCTTCGGGCCGGAGGGACAGACGGCCCTGCACCAGTCCGTCATAGACGGCAACCTGGAGCTGGTAAAACTGCTGGTGAAGTTTGGCGCAGACATCCGACTGGCCAACAGGGAAGGGTGGAGCGCTTTACACATCGCCGCCTTCGGGGGCCACCAAGACATTGTGCTATACCTCATCACCAAGGCCAAGTACTCCTCTGGCGCCCGGTGA